The Leifsonia xyli genomic sequence CCCGGGCCTCGAGATCGTGACCTACGAGGGGCCGGAGCCGGTCGAGGACGGCACCAGCTTCGAGGAGAACGCGCTGATCAAGGCGCGCGCCGCCGCCTCCCACACCGGGCTGCCCGCGCTGGCCGACGACTCCGGGATCTGCGTGGATGTGATGGGCGGCGCACCCGGGATCTTCTCCGCCCTGTGGTCCGGGACCCACGGGGATGCGCAGGCCAACATCCGCCTGCTGCTCGCTCAGCTGGCCGACATCCGCGACGAGGACCGCACCGCCCACTTCGCGGCGACGCTGGCGCTCGTCGTGCCGGGCGGCGAGCCGACCCTGGTGCAGGGCGTCTGGCCGGGCCGTATCGCACGCGAACCGCGCGGCGAGCATGGGCACGGCTACGACCCGATCTTCCTGCCGGACGGGCACGACCGCAGCGCGGCCGAGCTCACCCTCGAGGAGAAGAACGCCGAGAGCCACCGGGCGCGAGCGCTGGCCGCCATCGTCCCTGCCCTGCGCGAGATCGGCTGAGCCCGTCTGAGCCTGACTGAGAACGGCACTCATTCCCATCTAGCCTCGAGCCCTGGCGGGAGCGGCGACTTCTATCTACCGTAGAAGCTGAGATGAGTCACGACCACGGCCACACCGCCAACCGCAACCGCCTGCTGATCGCCATCGGCATCGTGGCGGCGGTGCTCGTGGTGGAGGTCGTCGGCGCGTGGATCAGCGGCTCGCTGTCGCTGCTCGCCGACGCGGGCCACATGCTGAGCGACCTGGCCGGTCTCATCATCGCGCTCATGGCGACGATCGTCGCGGCGCGCCCGGCGACGGACCGCCAGACGTTCGGCTTCCAGCGCGCGGAGGTCTTCGGCGCGCTGATCAACGGCCTCATTCTCGTCGTCGTCGCCGTGACCGTCACGATCGGCGCGATCGGCCGGCTCGTCGGCGGCGAGACGGAGGTGCACAGCGTTCCCATGCTGATCGTCGCGGTGATCGGCCTGGTCGCGAACCTCGCGGCGCTCCTGATCCTGCGGCCGTCGGCCGGGCACTCGATCAACATGCGCGGCGCCTACCTGGAGGTGCTCGGCGACCTCGTCGGATCGGCGACGGTCATCGTGGCGGCGGTCGTCATCCTCACCACCGGCTTCATGCCCGCCGACGCGATCGCGTCGTTGCTGATAGCCGTGCTCATCGTGCCGCGCGCGTTCTCGCTGCTGCGGGACGTGGTGCGCGTGCTGAGCGAGTCGGCGCCGGCGGACACCGACGTCGCCGAGATCCGGGACCACATCCTCGGCACGCCGGGCGTGGTGGCGGTGCACGACGTGCACGTGTGGGCGATCACCTCGGGGGCGCCGGTGTTCAGCGCCCACGTGGTGTGCGAGCAGTCGGTGTTCCGCTCAGGACGCACGGGCGCGCTGCTGGATGAGCTGTCCGGCTGCCTGTCGAAGCACTTCGATGTGGAGCACTCGACGTTCCAGCTCGAGCCCGCGGAGCACGCCGCCCACGAGGACGAGTTCCACCGCTGACCGCGGCTCAGGCCTCTGGGCGCGTCGCGGGCTCGGCCGGCTCGTCGATGACCGGCGTCGCGGTGACGTCCTCGGCCGCCTTGCGCTTGGCCTTGCGGACCGACTGGAAGTAGTGGAACAGCGTCGGTACCAGCGTGATCACGACGGCGCCGATCAGGATGATGTCGATGTAGCTCGAGACGAACTGCGCCACCGGCGGGATGTAGCCGATCAGGAAGCCGAAGTAGGTGACGCCCGCGCCCCAGATCAGCGCACCCATGGCGTTGTACAGCGAGTACTTCTTGTAGTTCATGTGACCGACGCCCGCGGCGACCGGCGCGAAGGTGCGGACGATCGGCACGAAGCGCGCCAGGATGATCGCGAGTGCACCGAAGCGCTCGAAGAAGCGGTTGGTGCGGCGCACGTTCTCCATCGAGAACAAGCCGGACTCCTTGCGTTCGAACACCCTCGGGCCGGCCTTGTGCCCGATCAGGTACCCCACCTCACCGCCGAGGAACGCGGCGAACGCGATCGCGAGGCATACCCACCAGATGTCGACGCCGAAGACCAGCGAGGTGTGGGTGAGGAGCCCGGAGATGATCAGCAGCGTGTCACCCGGGAACAGGAAGCCGATCAGGAGACCCGTCTCGGCGAAGATGATGCCGCACACCACGAGCAGCGCCCAGGGACCCGCCGAATGGATGATGGTGTTCGGGTCGAGCCACGGGATGAGGCCGGCGTGATGGATCACAGTTCTCCAGGGATTTCAGTGGGAAAGCTGTGGCCGAGTTTAGCGGCGCGAGGTGTCGCGAAGCTGCACGAACCGTGCGAAAAAGGTGCGGGAGAAGGGACTCGAACCCTCACGCCGAAGCACAGGAACCTAAATCCTGCGTGTCTGCCAGTTTCACCACTCCCGCGCGCCTGTGCGCGGCTACGACATTAGCTCATGGACGCGCGGCGCGACCTCGGTGCCGTACAGCTCGATCGAGCGCATCAGATCCTCGTGCGGCAGCGTCCCGTTGCTCATCTTCACGTCGAAGCGGGTCGCGCCGAGCCCCTTCGCCGCGTTGGCGATCTTCTGCGCGACCGTCTCCGGCGAGCCGACGACCAGGGCGCCGTCCGGTCCCGCCTCGTGCTCGAACCGCGCGCGGGAGGCGGGCGGCCAGCCGCGCTCGCGGCCGATCCGGTTGGTCATCACCTCATAGTGCGGCCACAAGGTGTCCTTCGCCTCCTGGTCGGTCTCTGCGACGAAACCGGGGGAGTGGATGCCGATGGGCAGCGTCGCATCCTGCCCGAACTGCTCGAGCGCCTTGCGGTACAGCTCCGCGAGCGGCTGGAACCGCATCGGGCCGCCGCCGATGATGGCGAGCATCAGCGGGAGGCCGTAGTGCGCGGCGCGGACGACCGACTCCGGGCTGCCGCCGACGCCGATCCACGTCTTCAGCAGGCCGTGCTCGAGGTGCGGGTACACGGACTGCTCGGTGAGCGGCGCCCGCATGTTGCCCTCCCAGGTGACCGGCTCCTGCTTCCGGACCTCGGTGAACAGGTTCAGCTTCTCCTCGAACAGCTCCTCGTACTGCGCCAGGTCGAAGCCGAACAGCGGGAACGACTCGATGAACGATCCGCGGCCGAGGATGACCTCCGCGCGTCCGTTCGAGACGCCGTCGAGCGTGGCGAAGCGCTGGAACACCCGCACCGGGTCGTCCGAGCTGAGCACGGTGACGGCGGAGCCGAGGTGGATGCGCTCGGTCTGCGCCGCGATCGCCGCCAGCACGACCTCCGGGGCCGAGACCGCGAAGTCCG encodes the following:
- a CDS encoding luciferase, which translates into the protein MAAMELGIDTFGDVTLDADGAPLPQAQVLRNVVAEGVLADRVGLDFFGVGEHHRADFAVSAPEVVLAAIAAQTERIHLGSAVTVLSSDDPVRVFQRFATLDGVSNGRAEVILGRGSFIESFPLFGFDLAQYEELFEEKLNLFTEVRKQEPVTWEGNMRAPLTEQSVYPHLEHGLLKTWIGVGGSPESVVRAAHYGLPLMLAIIGGGPMRFQPLAELYRKALEQFGQDATLPIGIHSPGFVAETDQEAKDTLWPHYEVMTNRIGRERGWPPASRARFEHEAGPDGALVVGSPETVAQKIANAAKGLGATRFDVKMSNGTLPHEDLMRSIELYGTEVAPRVHELMS
- a CDS encoding cation transporter, giving the protein MSHDHGHTANRNRLLIAIGIVAAVLVVEVVGAWISGSLSLLADAGHMLSDLAGLIIALMATIVAARPATDRQTFGFQRAEVFGALINGLILVVVAVTVTIGAIGRLVGGETEVHSVPMLIVAVIGLVANLAALLILRPSAGHSINMRGAYLEVLGDLVGSATVIVAAVVILTTGFMPADAIASLLIAVLIVPRAFSLLRDVVRVLSESAPADTDVAEIRDHILGTPGVVAVHDVHVWAITSGAPVFSAHVVCEQSVFRSGRTGALLDELSGCLSKHFDVEHSTFQLEPAEHAAHEDEFHR
- a CDS encoding non-canonical purine NTP pyrophosphatase encodes the protein MSVRVVLATHNRGKAQEFQELLGRQIPGLEIVTYEGPEPVEDGTSFEENALIKARAAASHTGLPALADDSGICVDVMGGAPGIFSALWSGTHGDAQANIRLLLAQLADIRDEDRTAHFAATLALVVPGGEPTLVQGVWPGRIAREPRGEHGHGYDPIFLPDGHDRSAAELTLEEKNAESHRARALAAIVPALREIG